The Cellulophaga sp. L1A9 genome window below encodes:
- a CDS encoding response regulator, with protein sequence MIKDKSTYSILIIEDNPGDLYIFQEYLRDQILNPNIISATNFKEAAEVLLDGTQKLDIIFLDLSLPDKKGIALIHEIVKIGKKRPIVVLTGYADIQFSIDSLHLGVSDYLIKDELTALTLYKSVRYNIERGKYLLQLEQSEKRYIDLFHLSPQPMWIYDLDTLMFLDVNDAATAHYGYSYEEFLTMNIRDIRPKEEVVDFMKILKENPVDKEGKFKGFFKHQKKDGTVIEVEITSNLISRIGKTVRISLANDVTERLNYIKAIVDQNEKLREIAWIQSHVVRAPLARLMGLIKILDCDEDVPVKDKHFVYTELLKSADELDEIIRGISEKASKIEINNTTYDFGDTTSR encoded by the coding sequence ATGATTAAAGATAAATCTACGTACTCCATACTAATTATTGAGGATAACCCAGGAGATCTTTATATTTTCCAAGAATATTTGAGGGATCAAATATTAAATCCGAACATTATTTCTGCAACCAATTTTAAAGAGGCAGCCGAGGTTTTACTTGATGGTACTCAAAAATTAGATATTATATTTTTGGATTTATCATTGCCAGATAAAAAAGGGATAGCGCTCATTCATGAAATAGTTAAAATAGGGAAAAAGAGGCCTATTGTTGTCCTTACAGGGTATGCAGATATTCAATTTAGTATTGACTCATTGCATTTAGGGGTTTCAGATTATTTAATAAAAGATGAACTTACGGCACTAACACTTTATAAAAGTGTGCGTTATAATATTGAGCGGGGTAAATACTTACTGCAGTTAGAACAATCTGAAAAAAGGTATATTGATTTATTTCATTTAAGTCCGCAACCTATGTGGATCTATGACTTAGATACCTTAATGTTTTTAGATGTGAATGATGCTGCAACGGCTCATTATGGGTATTCCTATGAGGAGTTTTTAACAATGAATATTCGGGATATTAGGCCGAAAGAGGAAGTTGTTGATTTCATGAAAATTTTAAAGGAAAATCCAGTAGATAAAGAAGGTAAGTTTAAGGGCTTTTTTAAACACCAGAAAAAGGATGGGACCGTAATAGAAGTGGAAATTACGAGTAATCTCATATCCAGAATTGGTAAAACGGTACGCATTAGTTTAGCGAATGATGTTACAGAGCGACTTAACTATATTAAAGCTATTGTTGATCAGAACGAGAAATTGAGAGAAATTGCGTGGATACAGTCTCACGTAGTTAGGGCTCCTTTAGCTCGGTTAATGGGACTAATTAAGATTTTAGACTGTGATGAAGATGTGCCTGTAAAGGATAAACATTTCGTCTATACAGAACTGCTGAAGTCTGCAGACGAACTAGATGAAATTATCAGGGGTATTTCTGAAAAAGCTTCTAAGATAGAAATTAACAATACGACGTATGATTTTGGAGATACTACTAGTAGATGA
- a CDS encoding PAS domain-containing protein, which translates to MSFNFQNLDSELLDFAIIATSLSNCAAALITLSDGKTIQVKSNHGATGFATSFYQNILLSTTDEILLKSNLRAADKTNVFDFYLGIPLKTKDQNSFGVLSLWHETEVEIKESQLNALKALARQIENKLIPEHQFQSLILDDATFYENSLKSSKVGLWELNVNTSEFKLNEVSINTLGYHKKDFKDFSFKTFLKIIYKDYVQESLSYLSQIKNREIEAYEHVIRVRHKKGYWSWMTITGQVTKWSANGDPEIVAGTMLDIHDFKTIEFQLNSIIDNIDCVAFRHIFFLDGSQEIVHLTKGTEKLWGLTNQEVYTSFDPVWNLLLEEEKPRLKGILENSVATLEKWETEWRIQHPDGSTRWHKGQGNPIKNKNGSVSIDTVIIDITDHVSKKEELRLLNKKLNQAQEIASLGYWEFDLEKGTEYWSENVYDIFGLDKGIPLTPEETITSLIFEEDIPAVIEKRQNAIENNQEFFLENRIKQSDGSVKWIRQIGNFIKNENNEAIFYEGTIQDITESKLVSLSLEDTIQRYNLVTKATSDAIWDLDFKTGEIFRGENYIKLFGYSKENMSSLDTSLWERHIHPDDHDRVVNSFNSSIEKGEYFWEEEYRFINVNKEYSNVIDKAFIVRNDYGEALRMVGAMQDVTEKLQAIEDIKRSNERFEKVSEATNDGIWDWDLINDVVFYGSGYEELFGYPKNEGKADPAVWISRIHPEDKPKVLELVNNLIEFKTQEYFNCEYRYLKSDGEYANVSDRGSVMKNELGEVIRIVGAAQDITDRVKYTEEIRNANERFEKIAEATHDAIWDWDLVNNTLYQGKGYQTLFGHNPEEIDLTFEFWRNNVHPDDLAQALASTEVLLNEKTGTYFKSEYRYLKSDGTYANVIDNGSVIRNEKGNVVRMVGAMQDITERRTFEASLKKLNNDLEKQAEELLRYNEELEQFAYVVSHDLQEPLRMISSFLTLLEKKYNHVIEDEGKKYIHFAVDGAKRMRQIILDLLDFSRVGKTEEELIAVDFNEILEEVRLIFQQEILEKEATLIIPTLPTIHSYSLLVQQLFQNLIGNALKYQKEGAKPIIEVSYEELDTHHKFTVSDNGIGIDSEYFDKIFVIFQRLHGRNQYNGTGIGLALVKKIIENLKGKIWVTSEKDAGTTFYFTIKKEEN; encoded by the coding sequence GTGAGCTTTAATTTTCAGAATCTTGATTCAGAATTACTTGATTTTGCAATAATTGCAACTTCACTTTCAAATTGTGCTGCAGCGTTAATCACACTTTCTGATGGTAAAACAATTCAAGTAAAGTCTAACCATGGTGCTACAGGCTTCGCTACATCTTTTTACCAAAATATCTTATTAAGTACCACTGATGAAATACTCTTAAAATCAAATTTAAGAGCAGCAGATAAAACAAATGTTTTTGATTTCTATTTAGGGATTCCTTTAAAAACAAAAGATCAAAATTCTTTTGGAGTTTTGAGTTTGTGGCATGAGACGGAGGTAGAAATTAAAGAATCGCAATTAAATGCCCTCAAAGCTTTAGCACGGCAAATTGAAAATAAGCTAATTCCAGAGCATCAATTTCAATCTTTAATACTCGATGATGCTACTTTCTATGAAAATAGTTTAAAGAGCAGTAAAGTTGGTCTATGGGAATTAAATGTAAATACTTCAGAGTTTAAACTAAATGAGGTATCCATCAATACCTTGGGATACCATAAGAAAGATTTCAAAGATTTTAGTTTTAAGACTTTTCTAAAAATTATTTACAAAGATTATGTTCAGGAATCGCTTTCTTATTTAAGTCAAATTAAGAATAGAGAAATTGAAGCTTATGAGCATGTCATTAGAGTACGCCATAAAAAAGGGTATTGGAGTTGGATGACAATTACCGGCCAGGTTACCAAATGGAGCGCTAATGGTGATCCTGAGATTGTGGCTGGAACTATGTTAGATATTCATGATTTTAAAACAATTGAATTCCAACTTAATTCTATTATTGATAATATAGATTGTGTAGCTTTTAGGCATATTTTTTTCCTAGACGGGAGTCAGGAAATTGTTCATCTTACCAAAGGAACTGAGAAATTATGGGGACTTACAAATCAAGAAGTTTATACTAGCTTTGATCCAGTTTGGAACTTATTACTTGAAGAAGAGAAACCACGCTTAAAAGGGATTCTAGAAAATTCTGTAGCAACTCTCGAGAAATGGGAAACTGAATGGAGAATTCAACATCCTGATGGCAGTACACGTTGGCATAAAGGTCAAGGTAATCCTATTAAAAATAAAAATGGTAGTGTTAGTATTGATACGGTAATTATAGATATTACTGATCATGTTAGTAAAAAAGAAGAATTACGTCTTCTAAATAAAAAATTAAATCAGGCACAAGAAATTGCAAGTCTTGGATATTGGGAATTTGATTTAGAAAAAGGAACCGAATACTGGTCAGAGAATGTTTATGATATTTTTGGTTTAGATAAAGGTATTCCATTAACGCCAGAAGAAACTATAACAAGTTTAATTTTTGAGGAAGATATTCCTGCAGTTATCGAAAAAAGACAAAATGCAATTGAAAACAATCAAGAGTTTTTTTTAGAGAATAGAATAAAACAATCAGACGGTTCTGTAAAATGGATTCGTCAAATTGGAAATTTTATCAAAAATGAAAATAATGAAGCAATATTTTATGAGGGTACTATCCAAGATATTACAGAAAGTAAATTAGTTTCTCTAAGCTTAGAAGATACAATACAACGTTATAATTTAGTTACAAAGGCAACTTCTGATGCAATTTGGGATTTAGATTTCAAAACTGGAGAAATTTTTAGAGGAGAAAATTATATTAAACTTTTTGGCTATTCTAAGGAGAATATGTCCAGTTTGGATACTAGTCTTTGGGAACGGCATATACATCCTGATGATCATGATAGAGTGGTTAATTCCTTTAATTCTTCAATTGAAAAAGGGGAATATTTCTGGGAAGAAGAGTACCGGTTTATCAATGTAAATAAGGAGTATTCTAATGTTATAGATAAAGCGTTTATTGTACGTAACGACTATGGTGAGGCTTTAAGAATGGTAGGCGCCATGCAAGATGTTACTGAAAAACTTCAAGCTATTGAAGATATTAAAAGATCTAATGAACGTTTTGAAAAAGTATCTGAAGCAACTAATGATGGCATTTGGGATTGGGATTTAATTAATGACGTTGTATTTTATGGTTCTGGTTATGAAGAATTGTTTGGTTATCCCAAAAATGAAGGAAAAGCAGATCCCGCTGTCTGGATAAGTAGAATTCATCCAGAGGACAAACCTAAAGTATTAGAGCTAGTAAATAATCTAATAGAATTTAAAACACAAGAATATTTTAACTGTGAATATCGTTACTTAAAAAGTGATGGCGAGTATGCTAATGTAAGTGATAGAGGTAGCGTCATGAAAAATGAACTAGGCGAAGTTATTCGTATTGTTGGTGCTGCACAAGATATCACAGATAGAGTAAAGTATACAGAAGAGATAAGAAATGCCAATGAGCGTTTTGAAAAAATTGCAGAAGCTACACATGATGCAATTTGGGATTGGGATTTGGTAAATAATACCTTGTATCAAGGCAAGGGATATCAAACATTATTTGGTCATAACCCAGAAGAAATTGACCTCACTTTTGAATTTTGGAGAAATAATGTGCACCCAGATGATTTAGCGCAAGCATTAGCAAGTACAGAAGTTCTTTTAAATGAAAAAACGGGTACGTATTTCAAGTCAGAATATCGCTATTTAAAAAGTGATGGTACGTATGCAAATGTCATTGATAATGGTAGCGTCATAAGAAATGAAAAGGGAAACGTGGTAAGAATGGTTGGTGCCATGCAGGATATTACGGAAAGAAGAACATTTGAAGCTTCCTTAAAAAAATTAAATAACGATTTAGAAAAGCAGGCAGAAGAGCTTTTGCGTTATAATGAAGAGCTCGAACAGTTTGCCTATGTGGTTTCTCATGATCTTCAAGAGCCTTTGCGTATGATCTCAAGCTTTTTAACCTTGTTAGAAAAGAAATACAATCATGTTATTGAGGATGAAGGAAAAAAATACATTCATTTTGCCGTTGACGGCGCTAAAAGAATGCGTCAAATAATTTTAGACCTATTAGATTTCTCTAGAGTCGGAAAAACGGAAGAGGAATTAATAGCAGTAGATTTTAATGAAATATTGGAAGAAGTACGTTTAATCTTCCAACAAGAAATCTTAGAAAAAGAGGCTACTTTAATTATTCCTACACTTCCTACAATTCATAGTTATAGCTTGCTAGTACAGCAACTTTTTCAGAATCTAATAGGCAATGCTTTAAAATATCAAAAAGAAGGTGCCAAGCCTATTATTGAGGTGTCTTATGAAGAATTAGACACCCATCATAAATTTACTGTATCTGATAATGGAATAGGAATAGATTCTGAGTATTTTGATAAAATATTCGTTATATTTCAGCGTTTACATGGTAGGAACCAATACAACGGTACTGGTATTGGTTTGGCATTAGTAAAAAAAATTATTGAAAATTTAAAAGGCAAAATTTGGGTGACGAGTGAAAAAGACGCTGGCACAACATTTTATTTTACAATCAAAAAAGAAGAAAATTAA
- a CDS encoding response regulator: MKSITILLVEDNEGDVLLTTEALESCKITNTLKVVNDGEEALNFVYKKENFVNEKTPDLILLDVNLPKKNGHEVLQILKSDSSYKHIPIIMLTTSSSALDIKKAYSHYVNCYITKPVEPSEFISAVSQIENFWINIVKLP; this comes from the coding sequence ATGAAAAGTATTACTATATTATTAGTGGAAGATAATGAAGGTGATGTACTATTAACTACAGAGGCATTAGAAAGTTGTAAAATAACCAATACTTTAAAAGTAGTTAATGATGGGGAAGAAGCTCTAAATTTTGTTTACAAAAAAGAAAATTTTGTAAATGAAAAAACGCCAGACCTAATTCTATTAGATGTAAATCTTCCTAAGAAAAATGGTCATGAGGTGCTTCAAATATTAAAATCAGATAGTAGCTATAAACATATTCCTATTATAATGCTAACGACGTCTTCTTCTGCACTAGATATTAAAAAGGCGTATTCGCACTATGTAAATTGCTACATCACTAAACCAGTTGAACCTTCAGAGTTTATTTCTGCAGTTTCGCAGATAGAAAATTTTTGGATTAACATTGTAAAATTGCCTTAA
- a CDS encoding DoxX family protein, which produces MKEYRLGYVLARIAIGVSMFGHGLVRLPKLEGFKNHIVGSFAESMIPEILVTPFAYTLPILEFVVGVLLIIGLFTKEALVLGTMIMIALVFGSTMIENWGIIDSQLLHALIFIGLLLGIKYNHWSLDTKVNK; this is translated from the coding sequence ATGAAGGAGTATAGGTTAGGGTATGTATTGGCAAGAATTGCTATAGGAGTTAGTATGTTTGGCCATGGTTTGGTGCGATTACCTAAATTAGAGGGATTCAAAAATCATATAGTAGGAAGTTTTGCGGAATCTATGATTCCAGAGATTTTGGTCACGCCTTTTGCCTACACATTACCCATCCTAGAATTTGTAGTGGGAGTATTACTTATTATTGGGCTATTTACAAAAGAGGCTTTAGTATTAGGTACAATGATAATGATTGCCTTAGTTTTTGGAAGTACTATGATTGAGAATTGGGGAATTATAGATTCTCAATTACTACATGCGCTTATATTTATTGGTTTATTGTTAGGCATTAAATATAATCATTGGTCACTTGATACTAAAGTGAACAAATAA
- a CDS encoding ATP-binding protein, producing MFFNLYTIYGQKTIKDSLYQNIETFKLKPNYQKDTLYINLLYTYGKAYGFYNLDSLNIIAKESIALSKAIDYTKGEAKGYIILGNYYSETGEKELAIENFIKARSSAEVNNYVDVILLSKSSLATAYLHKEEYTKALNEYLSGIEIAKQNKDEETLAILYINITVIYSLQNEYKQCIYFLNKAMELNRRTGNERITAVTLINLAATYIDNNELRKASEKIDEGLPLLEKLELQEWLTYAYELKGNIFLKQEKASEALKWFQKSEKIHKDIAQTRYKISLYNGMSKTYLKLKDYKKTETYGLKALELSKNLNVLDERDEILKTLYQLKKETHQTEAALYYLEEFKAISDTINKKNNQKELKILKSNLEFDQEKERYILENEKVAAKQRLYFYGAILIIIAFSIIIYILKKNNKTQGLLNRKLTTKTKELQVKEKHLLHSNTTKTKLFTIIAHDLRGPINSFKSMFDLFTSKQINATEFIELAPTMGEGIDCIAFTLNNLLSWGQTEMNDIITEPENTNIGTLITQNNALLSKMADKKSITFENNINEEVLTWSGKNQISIAIRNLTSNALKFTPENGKITFGATEKQNHWEIYIKDTGVGITEEALNKIFNTQETFTTYGTNNEKGTGLGLVLCKEMIEKNNGSIWAESTLNIGTCFYFTLPKAK from the coding sequence ATGTTTTTTAATCTATACACTATATATGGTCAAAAAACGATAAAAGACAGCCTATATCAAAACATAGAGACCTTTAAATTAAAACCTAATTACCAGAAAGATACACTTTATATCAATTTGCTTTATACCTACGGGAAAGCTTATGGTTTTTATAATTTAGATAGCCTAAACATCATAGCTAAAGAATCTATTGCTCTGAGTAAAGCAATTGACTATACTAAAGGAGAAGCAAAAGGCTATATTATTTTAGGAAATTATTATTCTGAAACTGGCGAAAAAGAACTTGCCATAGAAAACTTTATTAAAGCGCGTTCTAGTGCAGAAGTAAATAACTATGTTGATGTTATCTTACTCTCAAAAAGTAGTTTGGCTACAGCGTATTTACATAAAGAAGAATACACCAAAGCACTCAACGAATATCTGAGCGGTATTGAAATAGCCAAACAAAATAAAGATGAAGAAACGCTAGCCATTTTATATATCAACATCACAGTTATTTATAGCTTACAGAATGAGTATAAACAATGTATTTATTTCCTAAACAAAGCTATGGAATTAAATAGAAGAACAGGTAATGAAAGAATAACTGCGGTAACGCTAATTAATTTAGCCGCAACATATATAGACAACAATGAGTTAAGAAAGGCTTCAGAAAAAATAGATGAAGGCTTACCACTTTTAGAAAAACTTGAATTACAAGAATGGTTAACCTATGCATATGAATTGAAAGGAAACATTTTTCTTAAACAAGAAAAGGCTTCTGAAGCCTTAAAATGGTTTCAAAAAAGTGAAAAAATACACAAAGATATTGCACAAACGAGGTACAAAATATCCTTATACAACGGAATGTCTAAAACGTATCTGAAACTCAAAGACTATAAAAAAACTGAGACCTATGGTTTAAAAGCACTAGAATTGAGTAAAAACTTAAACGTACTAGATGAGCGTGATGAAATTTTAAAAACACTTTATCAATTAAAAAAAGAAACACACCAAACCGAAGCAGCACTTTATTACTTAGAAGAATTTAAAGCTATTTCTGATACCATAAATAAAAAGAACAATCAAAAAGAATTAAAAATACTAAAATCCAATCTTGAGTTTGATCAAGAAAAAGAACGCTACATTTTGGAAAATGAGAAAGTAGCTGCAAAACAACGATTGTATTTTTATGGTGCTATTTTAATCATCATTGCATTCTCTATTATTATTTATATCCTAAAAAAGAATAACAAAACACAAGGTCTTTTAAACAGAAAGTTAACTACAAAAACAAAAGAACTACAAGTCAAGGAAAAACATTTATTACATTCTAATACTACTAAAACTAAGTTATTTACTATTATTGCTCATGACTTAAGAGGCCCCATTAATTCATTTAAGTCCATGTTTGATTTGTTTACTAGCAAGCAAATTAACGCTACAGAATTTATTGAACTTGCCCCTACAATGGGGGAAGGCATTGACTGTATTGCTTTTACCTTGAATAATTTACTTTCTTGGGGACAAACCGAAATGAATGATATTATTACCGAACCAGAAAACACCAATATAGGTACTTTAATTACTCAAAATAATGCGTTATTATCGAAAATGGCAGATAAAAAATCGATCACTTTTGAAAATAATATAAATGAAGAAGTGTTGACCTGGTCTGGTAAAAACCAAATTAGCATTGCAATCCGAAACCTTACTAGTAATGCTTTAAAATTTACTCCTGAGAATGGAAAAATCACATTTGGAGCTACAGAAAAACAAAACCATTGGGAAATTTATATAAAAGATACTGGGGTAGGAATAACAGAAGAAGCTTTAAACAAAATATTTAATACCCAAGAAACTTTTACTACATATGGAACAAACAATGAAAAAGGCACAGGACTAGGCCTTGTGTTGTGTAAAGAAATGATTGAAAAAAATAACGGAAGTATTTGGGCAGAAAGCACATTAAATATAGGAACCTGTTTTTATTTTACCCTTCCCAAAGCGAAATAA